CGTCTGCCGGTCCGGTTGCTGGCTCAGCGCAGCCACGTCATGCGAAGAGAGCGCATGTGTCACGGTCGTGCTGGGCACATTGGCCACCGGAGCAGCCGAGCGTTCGGTCGTGGAAAAACTGGGAAGCTGGGTAGAGCGGGCTGGAGGAGGAACGGTGTGGACTCCATCCGTCGGCAGTTTCTCCAGATAAGGCTTCGCCGAAGCGGGCGCGCGGAAGACCGGGAGGTCAGGGTTCACTACCGTCGCCGTCGGCGCGGGCGCCGGTGCCGGATCTCCCGTCGTCGGGATCTTTTGTTTGCCGTGGATATCGATGATGAGCCGATATGGATTGGGTAGAAGAAACGCCGAATACTCCGTGACGTCGTTCACATCCAGAACGACGCGCGTCATGTCATTCGAAAACTGCGCGATGCGGATCTTCTTCAGAAAGCCATCGTCCGTAACCGTAAAGCTCTTGCCCGTAAGCTCCTGCGCCAGACGTGTTCCGTGCAGATCGAAGTAGATGCGGTCAGGATGCGGAACACGTGCCGCTTCGTACTCAATGTCATCGCCGAGGTCAATCACCACGCGTGTGTACGTCGGCGTGCTCCAGTGCCGAATGCCCGTGACAGAAGCCAGGCGTCCCGGCTTGCGCGGCGCGGTATGCTGCGGCCCCGGAACCGGTACTGCCGTAGGAGCCGCCGCTGCACTCGCTGCTGAAGAACCCGGAATGACTACCGGCGTCGCCACAGGTGGAGGAAGCGGTGCGGAAGCCGCATCCGCATTCTCAGGGATCGGTGTCGTGACCACCGGCGTCGACTTCCGCCCCGCACGAATGTCCGCGAGTGCGGTCTGCGCATCGGCCACCTGAGACGCTCGCGGATACTTCTCTATATAGAGTGAGTACTTTTCTTTCGCCAGCTTCGTGTCCGAAAGATCGTTCTGCGCGATCTGCCCTTCGGCAAACAAAGCGGAGATACGCAGGCTCGACGTCGGATACTGTGTGCGCAAAAATTCATATTGTCCAATCGCATTCCGCAGCGCCTTCTGATCATGCAACACACGTCCCTCATCGGCCAGCAACGATGCCACTGTGAAGATCGCATCCGGAGCCTTCAAAGCACCGGGGCTGTCATGATAGATCGCGCGATAGGCATCCATCACCACGGTGTAGTCATTGCGCGTGCGTGTTTCGGCGGGCTCCTGCAACAGCGTTGCCCGCGCACTTTCGGCGAGCTCCCACGGCGTCTGCTCCAGCGCTTTTCGCTTCGTCGCTCCATGCGCAAACAGGAATGCAGAGCCAACGCAGACAGCGACAGCGATACGAGAAGAGCGAGATGTGCGACGTGCTGTCATGGCTTCGACGGACCTTGGGGAAGGGGTCCGTTCGGCTTCAGTTTACCGACCCGCCGAGGCCAACCGGTCTGCAATCGCCGGGGGGTGCTCACGCTGGCACCTCCCGGCAGATCTGAAACTTTCTTTAGGCCAGCAGATCTTCCACGACCTTCGCCGCTGCCGCGAGCGCCGCGTCCAGTTGCGACGGATCGCTGCCGCCCGCCTCGGCCAGATCGGGACGTCCGCCACCCTTGCCGCCAACCTTTGCCGCAAGAGCGCCGACCACCTTGCCCGCCTGCACTTTGCTCGTAAGGTCTTTCGTTACACCGGCGATGAGCGCTACCTTGCCGTCCTCCGTCGCCATTCCCAAAACGACAACGCCTTCGCCAATCTGCGTCCGAAGATTATCCACAAGCTGACGCATCTGATTGCGATCCAGGCCGCTTACACGCTGCGCCAGCACCTTGATGCCCTTCACCTCAACCGCAGACTCCGCCGCGTTCGCCGTCGCCGAAGAAGCCGACTTCATCCGCGCCTGGTCCAGCTCCCGCCGCAGCTTCTTCAGCTCTTCATCCTGCGCGGATAACTTCTGTTGTAACGCTTCAGCAGGAGGAAGACTCGATCCACCAATCACCTGCGTGGCCACGCGCGCCACATCGAAGTCGCGCCGGAACTCCTTCAGCGATCCCGTTCCCGTCACTGCTTCGACGCGACGTATTCCCGAAGCGGCACTGGACTCACCCACGAGCTTCAGCAAACCGATCTCGCCCGTCGCCTTGGTGTGGATACCGCCGCAGAGCTCCGTCGAAAAATCGCCGATCTTCACAACGCGCACCTTGTCGCCGTACTTCTCGCCAAACAGAGCCGTTGCTTTGAACTCATGCACCGCGACATCGATGGGCACATCCTCGAAGGTTTCGACGCGCGTGTTGCCGAGCACCTGCGCGTTCACGATGTCCTCGATCTCCTGCAGGTCTTCCGGCGCGATGCCCGCGAAGTGCGAGAAGTCGAAGCGCAGACGCGCGGAGTTCACCAGCGAGCCCGCCTGTTTCACATGCGTTCCCAGGACCTCGCGCAGGGCCGCATGCAGAAGATGCGTTCCCGTGTGGTTCCGGATCGTCGCCGAACGTACCTCGCCATTCACCACGGCATCCAGACGATCGCCCACGGAAATGTCCCGCTTCACCACAACCTTGTGCGCGAAGACGCCCTGCACCGGCTTGGTACATCCCTTCACCTCGGCGAGAGCGCCGGTATGGTCCGTCGGATAGAGCCAACCTACATCGCCGACCTGTCCGCCTGAATCTGCATAAAAGCTAGTCGCATCGAGTACGACCTCGCCCTCGTCACCGGGATGCAGCGCCTGCACGCCAACGCCATCCTTCACCAGCGCCAGCACCGTAACGCCATCGGCACGCAGACCGCCGTAGCCGAGGAAATCCGTCTTCGCCAGCTCGCGGAACGCGGGGCTCGCCGACTTCTGCGATCCACCCCTCCACGAAGCGCGTGCACGCTGCTGTTCTTCTTCCTTGGCCGCTTCGAAACCCGGCAGATCGAACTCGATGCCAGCATCGCGCGCAGCGTCGGTCATGAAATCCAATGGCATACCGAAGGTCTCGTAGAGACGAAATGCGGCAGCGCCGGAGCTTAGCGTCTCGTTGGTCATCTGCGAAAGACCAAGCTGCAACGTCCGCGCAAACTGCTGCTCTTCCGCTAGCACCACCTTCGCCACGCGCTCTGCAGAGTCAATCAACTCCGGATAGGCCACCTGCATCTCGTCGCGCACGGCATAGACCATCTCGTGCATGAACGGCTGCTCCTGCCCGAGAAGACGTCCATGCCGAATCCCGCGACGAAGGATCTTGCGCAACACATAGCCGCGCCCTTCGTTCAGAGGAATCACACCGTCGGAGATAAGAAACGTAGCCGCGCGCGCATGGTCCGCAATGATCTTCAGCGACGACGAAGTCAGGTCGGTTGCTCCGCTAAGCTCTGCAGCCTTCGCGATCAGTGGAGTAAATAAGTCCGTCTCAAAGTTGCTCGTTACGCCCTGCAACACTGCCGCAATCCGCTCCAGCCCCATGCCCGTATCGATGGAAGGCTTCGGCAGCGGGGTAAGTTGCGCGCCGCCCGTGGCCGCGTCTATCATGCGGTCGAACTGCATGAAGACGAGGTTCCAGATCTCGACGTAACGCTGCTCATCCAGCGGAAACGGCTTGTCCGTTCCGGGTTCATCGGCAGCTTCCAGGCCGAGGTCATAATAGATCTCGCTGCACGGTCCGCAGGGGCCGGTTTCGCCCATCTGCCAGAAGTTGTCCTTCGCGGACATCTCGAAGATGCGTTCCTTCGGAACGCCCGCTTCGATCCAGAACTGCTCCGCCTCATCGTCGCGCGGTACCTGCGCATCGCCCTCGAAGATGGTTACGTAGAGCTTCGATTTGTCGATGCCGAACCACTCCGCAGCAGTCAGCAGCTCCCACGCATACGCAATCGCGTCGCGCTTGAAGTAGTCGCCAAAGCTGAAGTTACCGAGCATCTCGAAGAAGGTGTGATGACGCCGCGTGAAGCCCACGTTCTCCAGATCGTTGTGCTTGCCGCCAGCCCGAACGCACTTCTGCGAAGTCGCCGCGCGCACATAGCTGCGCTTCTCCGCGCCCAGAAAAACATCCTTGAACTGATTCATCCCGGCGTTGGTAAAAAGCAGCGTTGGGTCGTTATGCGGAACGAGCGACGAGGAATGGACGCGGCGGTGTTCTTTGGTCTCAAAAAATCGTAGAAAATCTTCGCGAATCTGGCTTCCGGAACGATAGGTCATAGGACTTTAAGTCTAGCAGTGACGCGAGTAATGCTTCTTTTGTGGGATGCGATAAGGGCGTTGCTGTGAGAGAGTAGAGGCATCCATCTGAGCGCCTAAAGATCTGTAGAGGAAAGTAGTACCCATGGACCGTCATACGGTCTTCACCATGCAAGCGGTAATGCTGATCTTTCTCAGCCTGATCCTGGCTGTTTGCTTTCGCTCTCAGCGTCGCGAACGGGAGGACAAAGGTCCGTATTGGCTTGCTGCCGGGTTCTTCCTCGGTGGCCTAGGTCTTCTGCTCCAGGCGGAGCGCGGCTTGATCACGCCCGTGCTGGCGATTCTTGTAGGGAACGGCCTCTTCCTGCTCCTGAGCACCTTCATGAACCGCGGCTTAGCGGAGACTACCGGACAGGGCAAAGGGCAGTTCTATTACATGCTCGCGCTCTCCGCCGCTACCGTCGCCAATTTCTGGTACTACACCTGGATCAAACCGGACGTTCTGCTGCGGGTCATTGAAGCGGCGATTGTCATTCTGGTGATGCACGCGGTCACGGCGATCATGCTCCTGCGGTCGAAAGATCCGGTGACACGTCCGGCAGTGCGCATGATGGCTACCTTTCTCCTGATGCACGCCTTCGGAAGCGTTCTCCGCGTCACCGTCGCCTGGCGTCTCCATCAGGCAGATGCATGGTTCACATGGACCGGGACCATGAGCATCATCGGTCTGGCGCTCTGCTTCCTGTGGATGGAAGGCCTGCGCCAAACCGCCGATCTGAAATATCGCGCGATGACGGACTCCCTGACGGGTCTCTTCAATCGACATGGGCTCGATATGCTTTCGGTACCTGAGCTCGATCTCGCCGCCCGCTATAACTGGCCGTGCTCGGCGCTCATGATGGACGTCAACCACTTCAAAGAGATCAATGATCGCCGCGGACACGCCGCCGGAGATCTTGCGCTCTCTTCCATCGCTGGCATTCTGAAATCCACGCTGCGCACAAGCGATCTGGCGACGCGCGTCGGCGGCGACGAGTTCTTCGTCCTGCTTCCCAACGCGGACGCGAATACCACGGCCATTGTGGTAGCGCGCATCCGCGTGGCACTGAAATCTCTCATCCTGCAGGGACCCACAGGGGCAGCCTTCAGCGTCTCGGCCAGCATCGGCACGGTCACCATGCCCGGCAGAACGACCAGCCTGGGAGAGCTCCTGCGCGAAAGCGATGAAGCTCTTTATCGCGAAAAATTCGGCCGAACTGGGGTCTCGCAGGCAAGAATGGGTTCTGGGGCGAGCACCCAGGTTCAGACCTCGCTGGGATAGCTGTCAGGCGCCCGGCTCCGGTGCCCAGGTCCAACCCTCCAGCATATAAAGCGGATCGCGCGGACGCGGCAGTGTAGCAAACTCCCCGCGTCGCTCCGCCATCACCATACAGCTCACCAACGCATCGAAAGCGTCTTCCCCCGCAAGCGCCTTTGCCATTGCCGTGCGTCCGATGGCCGCGTAGGCGGGATCTTCTTTCTTCTTCCGCGAGAGATACGCCTTGCGCGCCTCCGGATTCGATTTGTGCACCGGGCCGGTGTTCAGGCGCGAGTACATCTCCACCACAACCGGAGCGCACATCTGCGGATCGGGTCTGTCGAAGGGCCAGATGCGAAAACCCGCTTCCTGCAGACGAATCAGGGTTGGCATGCCGCGCAGGCTCGCCGTACCGACTGAGCCCGAACCACCGATCTGAAACACCGACTTCGGCGTGATGCCCTTCACACGCATCTGCCGCTCTTCTTCTGGGATATGCGCGATCAGCTTGCAGTCGATGTCGGTCGCCCGCATCATGCGGTGGAGGTTCTCTCCGCTGAACTCTGCGGGTCGCTTATGCGGTTTGCCCCAGAAGCGGCGGTCGTGCGTTCCCGGAACAGTCTCCCGCGTGAGCCAGCGCTCGCCGTGTTCCGCCGCGACGATGCGCCAGAACTCGGGCGCCGACTTCGCTCCATGCTCGTCCCGCACGAACCATGCCGGAAAGCTGAAGCAGAAATCGAAGCCGACCACCAGCGCTGGCTCTTTGGCGGCGAGCGCGATCAGCCACTCGGCGATCTCCTCGCGCGTTCGGCCACTCTCCACGCGCACTTTGCCCTGGTTCCAGACGGCGGCCACGATGTGGCGGCGCTGTCCCGCGACGTCCACGCGGCCAGACCAGTCAATCCCAACAACTGTCTTTGCCTCGCTCACCTGGCCCATCGAGCCTTGAGTCCGTCCCACTTATGCCGCCCCTTCTCCAATACCTTGCGTGCCCAGGCATAATCCTTCGCCAGCAGAGCCAGGCCCGCGATCAGCAACGGAAGCCCCGGCGCAATCGGCAACAGGCAGCCGACGAGACCCAACACGATAAGTGCCCAGCCGCAGACCTTGCGCCACAGCGGACTCTTCGGTGTCAGCGGCTTTAGCTTTTCGGCAACCGAGGGCATTTCGGTTGGATGCAGGCTTCTACGACTCCGGTTCGTCCAATCCCTCGACGTCCAGCTCTTCAATCGGCGCTTTCAACTCGCGGAGAACCTTGAAGATCGTCGGCGTGGAGAACCCCGCACGAATCAGCCGCCGGAGAACGCGCGCGGTCTCCTTCTGGTCCTGCGGAATCTTGATGCGCTTGCGCTCGATGTACTGCTTCGCCAGCGCGGCCTCGTTCACGTCTTCGTAGGCCGTTTCCAGCGTGGTCTGCACCAACTCCTTGTCGATGCCCTTGTTGGCGAGGTCCTGCTGGACGCGGCGGCGGCCAAAGCTTTGGTTTTCCTGGCGAAGCCGTGTGAAATCAGCGGCAAAGCGCGGATCGGAGAGGTATTTCAGCTCCTCCAGCCGCTGAATGATGCGGTCCATCTGCGCTTCGCCTTCGCTGCCGGGTTCGGCGCGGAGCTTCATCAGGCGGCGGAGGTCGCGGACGCTGCGCATCTTCGACCCCAGCGTTTTGACTGCGTATTCAAAAAGCTCCGCCTCGGTTGCAGGTGGCTTACCTTGACGTGAGCGCTGAAAGGCCATGAGGAGAAGGATACTGCTACTCGCGCGCCGTTGCTGCGTCTAACCTTAGTACGAGGGACTTCTGATGCGTTGGTTGGCTTTGGTACTGGTGGGATTGGCTTTGGGCGCGCAGGCGCAGGATCAGGAAGGCTTCGGCAAGCTCGACTCCTCCCCACCGAACGGCAAGACCGCCGAAGAGATCATCGCCTCCTTCGGCGTGAAGGAAGCCCAGTTCGCCGAAGCGCGCTCGAACTACACCTTCCGCCAAAGCGTCCGCTTCCAGACCATCAATGACGACACCAACAAGCCCGACGGCGAGTACTTTCAGGTCACCGATGTCGGCCTGAACAAAGACGGAAGCCGCAACGAAAACGTGGTCTTCGCCCCGCAGAACACCATCGAACGCCTCATTCTGGAACGCAAGGACTTCGACGATCTCGAACACCGTCTGCCCTTCGTCCTCACCACCGCCGACCTGCCGCAGTACGACGTGACCTACGTCGGCAAGCAGAAGGTCGATGAGATCGACACCTACGTCTTCGACGCCGCGCCCAAGGTGATGGAGAAGAACAAGCGCTACTTCAAGGGCCGCGTCTGGGTAGACCAGCAGGACCTGCAGATCGTCCTGATCAGCGGCAAAAACGTGCCCGACGACCTGCGCAAGGGGCATGAGAGCCTCTCGCCCCCGTTCACCACGTACTACGAGCAGGTGGACGGCAAATACTGGTTCCCGACCTACACCAAGGCCGAGGGAACGCTGCACTTCGCCGCCGCCAATGGCTCCATGAGCCAGGATGTCCGCGTCCGCGACGTGGTGAAGTACACCGACTACAAACAGTTCCGTTCGTCCGCGCGCATCATCTACAACGGCCAGGACATTACGGACAAAAAGGAGACCGACCCGCAAAAGCCCGACCCCAAGAAATAACTCCTCTCTTCTTTTGTCATCCCGCAGGGATCTGCTTGTCTCAAAAGCAGATCCCTTCACTTCGTTACGGGAAGACAAAAGAGAGGAAGAACACCCAACCGGGTGCCCCATGTCCCGATTTTGGGACATGGGGTATGCGCGCAGCGCATCCTTCGCTCAAAGAGCGACCCCATTACCCCAGAAAAATTCCCTCGAAAAAGTGAGATCCCAAACCCCTCCAACTCAATCTAAACAGACGATTTAAAAGGAGGAGCCATCCCAAACCGCATTCTCACCGCGACCCTCTTCTTCGTCTCGACCCTCGCCTCCGCGCAGGCACTCCAACCCGAGCGCACGATCCAGGGGAACACCATCATCTCCGAGCGCGATCCTGCGATACGCATCACCCTACCGCAGGACGTCCATTATGTCGGCGGCGGTCGCTTTGTCCTCCACGGAATCGAAGACTGCGAGATGCACGTCTTCGTAAAGGCCGACGCGCGGAAGAACGTGCTGGAGCTCTACCGCGTGCAGTTCTCAAACTTCCTCCCCGGCCAGGGGCAACACCAATACGATCCGAGAAACTTTCGGAAGGTCGACGGAGAGGACACCTACATCCAGACGGACCTGGGCCCAGCCGACGCTCCCCCCGCAGGAGATGCCGATACGGAAAGGCGTCTGCAAAAGCTGCTCACCGACAACGGCTACACCCTGCACCCGGAGATGCGGTACGTCCTTCTGACGCGCCCCCTCGGCGCGCTCGGACGAAAAGAGATGACGATCGTCTACGCGGAAGACCTCACCCCCACCGGCCTGACCGCGAAGAGCCTGAGACCAGGAGGCAAAGCCGCCTCCCGCTGGCCCGCGATGCAGAAGGAGTTAGTGGAGCGGGCGGATAAGAAGATCCAGATGGAATCTACAAAATAAAAGATGGAAGCAGCTCCATGAATCTCTCTAGTGGGCACCACATTTGCTAGAAATTGTCCAAGAGCCGTTCCAAGTCATATCGAAAACTGAAAGACCGTCTGCCTGCCGCAACCTGACAAAAGTAACTATGCCTTGATTTGGAACACTTGATGTTTATGAGTGAGGCAAGATCCACCAGTCCGCTCTTAACAAAAACGGCCACGTTGGCGATTTGGCTCTCAGATGTATTCTTATTCCATGCCAAGATTCTTTATTCAACGTTCGAACATTGACGAGAATTTGTTCTCTTTGCGAAGACTA
This genomic stretch from Terriglobus saanensis SP1PR4 harbors:
- a CDS encoding regulatory protein RecX, with protein sequence MAFQRSRQGKPPATEAELFEYAVKTLGSKMRSVRDLRRLMKLRAEPGSEGEAQMDRIIQRLEELKYLSDPRFAADFTRLRQENQSFGRRRVQQDLANKGIDKELVQTTLETAYEDVNEAALAKQYIERKRIKIPQDQKETARVLRRLIRAGFSTPTIFKVLRELKAPIEELDVEGLDEPES
- the alaS gene encoding alanine--tRNA ligase; this encodes MTYRSGSQIREDFLRFFETKEHRRVHSSSLVPHNDPTLLFTNAGMNQFKDVFLGAEKRSYVRAATSQKCVRAGGKHNDLENVGFTRRHHTFFEMLGNFSFGDYFKRDAIAYAWELLTAAEWFGIDKSKLYVTIFEGDAQVPRDDEAEQFWIEAGVPKERIFEMSAKDNFWQMGETGPCGPCSEIYYDLGLEAADEPGTDKPFPLDEQRYVEIWNLVFMQFDRMIDAATGGAQLTPLPKPSIDTGMGLERIAAVLQGVTSNFETDLFTPLIAKAAELSGATDLTSSSLKIIADHARAATFLISDGVIPLNEGRGYVLRKILRRGIRHGRLLGQEQPFMHEMVYAVRDEMQVAYPELIDSAERVAKVVLAEEQQFARTLQLGLSQMTNETLSSGAAAFRLYETFGMPLDFMTDAARDAGIEFDLPGFEAAKEEEQQRARASWRGGSQKSASPAFRELAKTDFLGYGGLRADGVTVLALVKDGVGVQALHPGDEGEVVLDATSFYADSGGQVGDVGWLYPTDHTGALAEVKGCTKPVQGVFAHKVVVKRDISVGDRLDAVVNGEVRSATIRNHTGTHLLHAALREVLGTHVKQAGSLVNSARLRFDFSHFAGIAPEDLQEIEDIVNAQVLGNTRVETFEDVPIDVAVHEFKATALFGEKYGDKVRVVKIGDFSTELCGGIHTKATGEIGLLKLVGESSAASGIRRVEAVTGTGSLKEFRRDFDVARVATQVIGGSSLPPAEALQQKLSAQDEELKKLRRELDQARMKSASSATANAAESAVEVKGIKVLAQRVSGLDRNQMRQLVDNLRTQIGEGVVVLGMATEDGKVALIAGVTKDLTSKVQAGKVVGALAAKVGGKGGGRPDLAEAGGSDPSQLDAALAAAAKVVEDLLA
- a CDS encoding N-acetylmuramoyl-L-alanine amidase; translated protein: MTARRTSRSSRIAVAVCVGSAFLFAHGATKRKALEQTPWELAESARATLLQEPAETRTRNDYTVVMDAYRAIYHDSPGALKAPDAIFTVASLLADEGRVLHDQKALRNAIGQYEFLRTQYPTSSLRISALFAEGQIAQNDLSDTKLAKEKYSLYIEKYPRASQVADAQTALADIRAGRKSTPVVTTPIPENADAASAPLPPPVATPVVIPGSSAASAAAAPTAVPVPGPQHTAPRKPGRLASVTGIRHWSTPTYTRVVIDLGDDIEYEAARVPHPDRIYFDLHGTRLAQELTGKSFTVTDDGFLKKIRIAQFSNDMTRVVLDVNDVTEYSAFLLPNPYRLIIDIHGKQKIPTTGDPAPAPAPTATVVNPDLPVFRAPASAKPYLEKLPTDGVHTVPPPARSTQLPSFSTTERSAAPVANVPSTTVTHALSSHDVAALSQQPDRQTATTQPTSRPIAQVVSPLQPDVDAASTSGVATRKGRRKAATKDSDSDVPADHAAMPTADGQRSLVRALGLKIGRIVIDAGHGGHDSGTLGAGGIMEKDVVLDVALRLGKMLHDHLGAEIIYTRSDDTFIPLETRTAIANKAQADLFISVHANSSSDETARGVETYYLNFTSSPDALDVAARENAVSDQSIHQLADLVKKITLKDKIDESREFASDVEDSLYKGLQQGNAGLKNRGVKKAPFVVLIGANMPSILAEISFVTNPRDAAQLRQPEYRQRVAESLYKGVARYAGGLSGMRVAARGAGSESGGQ
- a CDS encoding diguanylate cyclase is translated as MDRHTVFTMQAVMLIFLSLILAVCFRSQRREREDKGPYWLAAGFFLGGLGLLLQAERGLITPVLAILVGNGLFLLLSTFMNRGLAETTGQGKGQFYYMLALSAATVANFWYYTWIKPDVLLRVIEAAIVILVMHAVTAIMLLRSKDPVTRPAVRMMATFLLMHAFGSVLRVTVAWRLHQADAWFTWTGTMSIIGLALCFLWMEGLRQTADLKYRAMTDSLTGLFNRHGLDMLSVPELDLAARYNWPCSALMMDVNHFKEINDRRGHAAGDLALSSIAGILKSTLRTSDLATRVGGDEFFVLLPNADANTTAIVVARIRVALKSLILQGPTGAAFSVSASIGTVTMPGRTTSLGELLRESDEALYREKFGRTGVSQARMGSGASTQVQTSLG
- a CDS encoding PGPGW domain-containing protein, coding for MPSVAEKLKPLTPKSPLWRKVCGWALIVLGLVGCLLPIAPGLPLLIAGLALLAKDYAWARKVLEKGRHKWDGLKARWAR